A region of Nostoc sp. 'Peltigera membranacea cyanobiont' N6 DNA encodes the following proteins:
- a CDS encoding ParB/RepB/Spo0J family partition protein translates to MLKPDISNAFANAGQSQKIHHLTKRVEELEAEINQLRAVEVDSEEKIVLEARIQELVTELADKQGVSEVPINLIDRNPRQPRQTFTKASIKGMAELLKKQGQHTPVILIPLSNGRYLLFDGERRWRAAPEIGWKTLKAVYIITEIEANDRELHRQALSTTLHREDLNALDLAESLIQQIIYDYPELEEQKDSIPRLLNAAMSRLERNRKNLELSDIRLASPETQSQWLETVDFKSAEEQKIFDVILALQLNPTSIDTNIFPLLKLSKDLKTAIREEGLESSKAKELNKLSAIQLKINETQARKVRIQLTEKVIQEKLSLSQTKALVKEILKNHKSSENTTNQNSKIIKTVKTIGALELEGLAYNQLKEIRQALEGKLKEIDQKMKGASS, encoded by the coding sequence ATGCTAAAACCAGATATTTCTAATGCGTTTGCAAATGCAGGACAATCACAAAAAATTCATCATTTAACTAAACGAGTTGAGGAACTCGAAGCTGAAATTAATCAACTTCGAGCCGTGGAAGTTGATAGTGAAGAAAAAATTGTTCTAGAAGCCCGTATTCAAGAGCTAGTTACAGAATTAGCTGACAAACAAGGAGTTTCAGAAGTTCCAATTAACTTGATTGATCGAAATCCTCGCCAACCCAGGCAAACTTTTACTAAAGCCAGTATAAAGGGAATGGCTGAACTCCTTAAAAAGCAAGGACAACATACTCCTGTAATTCTCATTCCTCTATCTAATGGTAGATACTTATTATTTGATGGAGAAAGACGATGGCGAGCAGCACCTGAAATTGGATGGAAAACACTAAAAGCTGTATATATAATTACTGAAATTGAAGCAAATGACCGCGAACTTCATCGGCAAGCTCTTTCCACAACCTTGCATAGAGAGGATCTTAATGCCCTTGACTTAGCAGAATCTTTGATTCAACAAATTATCTATGACTATCCTGAGTTGGAAGAGCAGAAAGATTCCATACCACGCTTACTTAACGCCGCAATGAGCCGATTAGAGCGTAACCGTAAAAATTTAGAACTGTCCGATATCCGATTAGCTTCTCCAGAAACTCAAAGTCAGTGGCTAGAAACTGTTGATTTCAAAAGTGCTGAAGAACAAAAAATATTTGATGTAATTTTAGCATTACAGCTTAACCCTACCTCTATTGATACTAATATTTTCCCTTTACTCAAATTATCAAAAGATTTAAAAACTGCTATTCGAGAGGAAGGGTTAGAGAGCAGCAAAGCTAAAGAATTGAATAAGCTATCTGCTATTCAACTAAAAATCAATGAAACTCAAGCTCGGAAAGTAAGAATCCAGCTAACTGAGAAGGTTATTCAAGAGAAACTTTCTTTAAGTCAAACAAAAGCTTTAGTGAAAGAGATATTAAAAAATCACAAATCCTCTGAAAACACAACTAACCAAAATAGTAAGATTATTAAAACAGTTAAAACTATAGGCGCTCTTGAGCTTGAGGGATTAGCCTATAATCAGCTTAAAGAAATTCGTCAGGCTCTAGAAGGTAAGTTAAAAGAAATTGATCAAAAAATGAAGGGCGCAAGCTCCTAA
- a CDS encoding SDR family NAD(P)-dependent oxidoreductase: protein MAGKLIDKVAIVTGASSGIGEATALALASFGATVVIAARRSDRLQDLEARITGTGGKALSITADVSDEAQVEALVNQTHAKFGRVDILINNAGVMLLGLIDGADTEDWRRMINLNVLGLMYATHKVLPLMKTQGAGHIVNISSVAGRVANAGSGVYNASKWAVGAFSEALRKEVYQNNIRVTIIEPGLVATELPQHITDSSAKEQAKNFYGSVKNLESEDIANAIIYAVTQPLHVNVNEILIRPTEQER, encoded by the coding sequence ATGGCTGGTAAGTTGATTGACAAAGTGGCAATTGTAACAGGGGCATCGTCTGGTATTGGTGAGGCTACAGCACTAGCGCTGGCATCATTTGGGGCTACGGTAGTAATTGCTGCCCGTCGGAGCGATCGCTTGCAAGACCTAGAAGCCCGGATTACTGGTACTGGTGGGAAAGCCTTATCGATTACTGCTGATGTTTCAGATGAGGCGCAGGTAGAAGCCTTGGTGAACCAAACTCATGCAAAATTTGGCAGAGTTGATATTCTCATCAATAATGCAGGGGTGATGCTGTTAGGTCTGATTGACGGTGCAGATACAGAAGACTGGCGACGTATGATCAATCTCAATGTATTGGGATTGATGTATGCTACTCACAAAGTTTTACCTTTGATGAAGACACAAGGTGCTGGGCACATCGTCAACATTTCATCGGTAGCAGGTCGAGTTGCAAACGCCGGAAGCGGTGTCTACAATGCTAGCAAATGGGCGGTTGGTGCGTTTAGTGAAGCACTTCGCAAAGAGGTCTATCAAAATAACATCCGCGTCACGATTATCGAGCCAGGGTTAGTGGCAACAGAGTTACCGCAGCACATTACGGATTCCTCTGCAAAAGAGCAGGCAAAAAACTTCTACGGTTCGGTCAAAAATCTTGAGAGTGAAGATATTGCCAATGCGATTATTTATGCCGTCACACAGCCGTTACACGTTAACGTCAACGAAATCTTGATCCGCCCAACTGAACAAGAACGGTAA
- a CDS encoding strawberry notch family protein translates to MVQQLFTQGSLFDLQTVIDYGQSVINVAQELAKVLIDNRPLSTKTVQAQMNRHFHGTAAEGTWQWKDAYEAIEVAQILYLRHLGIKILSQQPQVVVQQLEELTALCPTHTRRSEESVQLQQFSTPLPLAYLVAKAGFVQATDLVLEPSAGTGLLAQMAKLYSASLMLNELAPDRSKILRRLFPGTPLFSVNAEQINDYLVGKTQPSVVLMNPPFSASPKINSRNPDATKSHINSALQRLADGGRLVTITANWFSPANPSWRETFVKWHSEVRVLMSVGVNGKVYSKHGTTIDTRITVIDKVPADSSEIPCISETLDLPELLALIEQLPERSPWERSEKIKAAAKAIVVQLPKRTTVAQPETVSSLPDDIVVLEYEVVEWFATDGLKDTLYETYRPQRIRIKDALPHPSLLCESAALALVSPPPPTYKPHLPRNIVSQGLLSEAQLESVIYAGQAHGEFLSGSYIVDDSWDNVTVAAQGEENAVKFRRGWFLGDGTGAGKGRQCAGIILDNWCQERRKAIWVSKSSALIEDARRDWCALGGSEKDIIDLSNIKLGDPIPFTQGILFCTYSTLRSQKNGKSRLKQIVEWARADFEGAIAFDECHAMGNAMAQEGKLGMVAASQQGIVGLRLQNALPQARVVYVSATGATKVSNLSYANRLGLWQTGDFPFTSREDFVESIEGGGIAAMEVVARDLKALGLYLARSLSFDGVEYEMLEIELTPTQERIYDSYADAFQIIHNNLHKALEACNITGAKTYNRAAKMSAMSQFESHKQRFFNHLLTSMKCPKLIKAIENDLAQCNAVVIQIVSTNEELLKRRLNEVAPEEWQDLNLDLTPREYVLDYLVSAFPIHLHEIHSGVDGDERSEPAFDADGSPIVSSEAVALRDALVDKLASLDPIPGALEQLLWHFGHKQVAEVTGRSKRVLKDEAGRLFVDSRGSGANIAETNAFMAGDKQILIFSDAGGTGRSYHADLNAVNRRRRSHYLLEAGWRADNAIQGVGRTHRTNQASAPVFRPVTTNVRGERRFISTIARRLDSLGALTRGQRQTGGNGMFDAKDNLESNYAEYALYELFKQIFQGRFYQVPLGKFEQMTGLSLTSTEGGMKIDLPPLRQFLNRLLALTIGMQNTIFQRFELLLSQQIETAIANGVFEVGVETLRADRFSIESCESVYTHPQTGSVTNYLKIERVQKNNIKTADQMLEFVVKYQGQLMSNEKSGNAAVSIPTHSFFDDQGGVIPRVLLVRPQKETRVPVDKLESSTWKQVSADAFVAAWSKEVDQLPRFTTDYIHLVTGILLPIWKMLPQKNNRVYRLQTSNGEKILGRVVSAVDIQSVAEQLGLKNKLLSPQELVSLVLNEGYSQQLPGGVTLRRSYIATEPRIELVNAISLAERLLAVGCFTEIINWKKRVFIPVSDKAPAILAAVIEILG, encoded by the coding sequence ATGGTACAGCAACTTTTCACTCAAGGTTCTTTATTCGATTTGCAAACAGTAATCGATTATGGGCAGTCAGTTATTAATGTTGCCCAAGAGCTTGCAAAAGTTTTAATAGATAATCGCCCTCTCTCTACAAAAACTGTTCAAGCTCAGATGAATCGCCACTTTCACGGCACGGCAGCAGAGGGCACATGGCAGTGGAAAGACGCTTACGAAGCTATTGAAGTGGCGCAAATCTTATATCTGCGTCATCTGGGAATTAAGATTTTATCACAACAACCTCAAGTGGTTGTGCAACAATTAGAAGAATTAACAGCCCTCTGTCCGACGCATACTCGCCGTAGTGAAGAATCAGTACAGCTTCAGCAATTCTCCACCCCTCTGCCGCTTGCTTATCTGGTAGCCAAAGCAGGATTTGTACAAGCTACTGATTTGGTGCTGGAGCCATCTGCCGGAACTGGTTTGTTAGCACAAATGGCTAAACTGTACAGTGCAAGTCTGATGCTCAACGAGCTTGCACCCGATAGATCGAAGATTCTGCGGCGATTATTCCCTGGTACACCATTATTCTCAGTAAACGCGGAACAAATTAACGACTATCTGGTTGGCAAGACTCAGCCCTCAGTTGTGCTGATGAATCCACCTTTCTCTGCATCTCCCAAAATCAACAGTCGCAACCCCGACGCAACTAAGAGCCACATCAACTCGGCATTGCAAAGACTGGCTGACGGTGGACGGCTGGTAACAATCACAGCCAATTGGTTCTCTCCGGCTAACCCAAGCTGGCGAGAGACTTTTGTTAAGTGGCACTCGGAAGTACGAGTTTTAATGTCGGTCGGGGTTAACGGCAAGGTTTACTCAAAACATGGGACAACTATCGACACTCGGATTACAGTGATCGACAAAGTTCCGGCTGACTCCAGCGAAATCCCTTGTATTTCAGAAACCTTGGACTTACCCGAACTGCTGGCGTTGATTGAGCAATTACCTGAGCGATCTCCGTGGGAACGCTCAGAAAAAATCAAAGCTGCTGCGAAGGCAATTGTTGTTCAATTGCCAAAACGTACTACAGTTGCACAACCAGAAACTGTTTCCTCTCTTCCAGACGACATAGTAGTGTTGGAATACGAAGTCGTCGAATGGTTTGCTACAGATGGACTCAAAGATACTTTATATGAAACCTATCGCCCACAAAGAATCCGGATCAAGGACGCTTTACCTCATCCCTCGCTACTCTGTGAGAGTGCAGCCCTAGCGCTTGTCTCGCCACCACCACCCACTTACAAACCGCATCTCCCGCGAAACATTGTCTCACAAGGATTGTTATCTGAAGCACAACTTGAAAGCGTTATTTACGCAGGTCAGGCGCACGGTGAATTTCTTTCTGGGTCTTATATTGTCGATGATTCATGGGATAATGTGACTGTAGCGGCTCAAGGCGAAGAAAATGCCGTAAAATTTCGTCGTGGCTGGTTCTTAGGCGATGGGACGGGTGCTGGTAAGGGTAGACAATGTGCAGGAATCATCCTCGACAACTGGTGTCAGGAACGAAGAAAAGCAATCTGGGTATCCAAAAGTTCTGCCTTAATTGAAGATGCCCGTAGAGACTGGTGTGCGCTCGGAGGTAGTGAAAAAGATATCATTGACCTGAGCAACATCAAACTTGGCGACCCCATCCCTTTCACCCAAGGTATTCTGTTCTGCACCTACTCAACTCTGCGCTCTCAAAAGAACGGCAAAAGTCGGCTCAAGCAAATTGTTGAATGGGCAAGAGCAGACTTTGAGGGAGCGATCGCCTTTGACGAGTGCCATGCAATGGGCAACGCGATGGCGCAGGAAGGTAAACTCGGTATGGTTGCAGCATCCCAGCAAGGCATTGTTGGGCTGCGGTTGCAAAACGCATTACCGCAGGCACGGGTTGTCTATGTCTCTGCGACTGGAGCAACGAAGGTTTCTAACCTGTCTTATGCCAATCGTCTGGGACTTTGGCAGACTGGAGATTTCCCTTTCACCTCCCGTGAGGATTTTGTGGAATCCATTGAGGGCGGTGGTATTGCAGCGATGGAGGTTGTTGCTAGGGATTTGAAAGCATTGGGTCTGTATTTGGCGCGATCGCTTTCCTTCGATGGTGTGGAGTATGAGATGTTAGAAATCGAACTCACTCCTACTCAAGAACGTATCTATGACAGTTATGCAGACGCTTTTCAAATTATCCATAATAACTTGCATAAAGCTTTAGAAGCCTGCAACATCACTGGTGCGAAAACATACAATCGTGCTGCTAAAATGTCTGCCATGTCTCAGTTTGAATCGCATAAGCAAAGATTCTTCAATCATTTATTAACCAGCATGAAATGCCCAAAGTTAATTAAAGCAATTGAGAATGATTTAGCCCAATGCAATGCTGTTGTAATTCAAATAGTTTCCACCAATGAAGAATTACTCAAACGCCGACTCAATGAAGTTGCACCCGAAGAATGGCAGGATTTGAACCTTGACTTAACACCACGGGAGTATGTTCTTGACTACTTAGTAAGTGCCTTTCCCATACATCTGCACGAGATTCACTCAGGCGTTGATGGAGACGAACGCTCCGAACCAGCCTTTGATGCCGATGGTTCACCGATTGTTTCATCTGAAGCTGTGGCTCTGAGAGATGCCTTAGTAGACAAACTCGCCAGCCTTGATCCAATTCCTGGTGCATTAGAACAACTGCTGTGGCATTTCGGTCACAAGCAAGTAGCTGAAGTTACTGGACGGAGCAAACGAGTATTGAAAGACGAAGCCGGACGCTTGTTTGTGGATTCACGGGGTAGTGGTGCCAATATTGCTGAGACTAACGCATTCATGGCGGGAGATAAGCAAATACTCATCTTCAGCGATGCAGGTGGTACAGGCAGAAGTTATCATGCTGACTTAAATGCTGTAAATCGTAGAAGGCGATCGCACTATTTACTCGAAGCTGGTTGGCGTGCTGACAACGCAATTCAAGGCGTTGGGCGCACTCACCGTACCAACCAAGCTTCTGCACCAGTCTTCCGTCCTGTGACTACTAACGTGCGCGGTGAACGCCGATTCATCAGCACGATTGCTAGACGACTGGACAGCTTGGGCGCACTCACCCGTGGTCAGAGGCAAACTGGCGGTAACGGTATGTTTGATGCCAAAGACAATCTAGAGTCGAACTATGCTGAATATGCTTTATACGAGTTGTTTAAGCAGATTTTTCAAGGTCGATTTTATCAAGTTCCTCTGGGGAAGTTTGAACAGATGACCGGACTCTCGCTCACTTCCACTGAAGGTGGAATGAAGATAGACCTCCCACCCTTGCGACAGTTCCTCAATCGCCTGCTGGCTTTGACAATCGGGATGCAAAATACGATTTTCCAGCGTTTCGAGCTGCTATTAAGTCAACAAATCGAGACTGCGATCGCTAATGGTGTGTTTGAAGTTGGAGTAGAAACACTTCGGGCTGATAGATTTAGTATCGAAAGCTGTGAATCAGTTTATACTCATCCTCAAACTGGTAGCGTGACCAATTACTTAAAGATTGAGCGTGTCCAAAAGAACAACATCAAAACGGCTGATCAAATGCTTGAGTTTGTTGTTAAGTATCAAGGCCAACTCATGAGCAATGAGAAATCCGGTAATGCGGCTGTGAGCATTCCTACGCACAGCTTCTTTGATGACCAAGGCGGGGTGATTCCAAGAGTTCTACTCGTTCGTCCACAGAAAGAAACGCGTGTCCCTGTCGATAAGTTGGAATCGTCCACTTGGAAGCAGGTTTCGGCTGATGCCTTTGTTGCAGCTTGGTCGAAGGAAGTTGACCAATTGCCCAGATTCACTACTGATTATATTCACCTTGTGACTGGGATATTGCTGCCAATCTGGAAAATGCTACCCCAGAAGAACAATCGAGTATATCGGTTGCAGACCAGCAATGGCGAGAAAATTCTGGGTCGGGTGGTCAGTGCAGTAGATATTCAATCTGTGGCTGAACAACTCGGACTTAAGAACAAGCTGTTAAGCCCACAGGAGTTAGTCTCTTTAGTGCTAAACGAAGGCTATTCCCAGCAGTTACCGGGTGGCGTTACTTTACGGCGTTCTTATATTGCCACAGAACCTCGCATAGAACTGGTTAATGCTATCTCACTGGCAGAGCGACTCTTAGCTGTTGGCTGTTTCACTGAGATCATCAACTGGAAAAAGCGGGTGTTCATTCCGGTTTCAGACAAAGCCCCAGCTATTCTAGCGGCTGTGATTGAAATCTTGGGATAA
- a CDS encoding RpoD/SigA family RNA polymerase sigma factor: protein MPSPTTDLVRSYLKEIGRYPLLTPEQEITNARLVQQMMAIEEQRSNLALQLNREPTARELATLLGQTEAEVQSIVQQGQKAKHKMVTANLRLVVAIAKKYQNHNLDFLDLIQEGTLGLQKGVEKFDTNKGYKLSTYAYWWIRQEITRAIAEKSRTIRLPTHLTERLNKIKKVQRESFQKLGRYATVTEIAEELNLKPNQVREYLSVSKQPVSLDLRVGDNQDTELLDILPDESISSDERLTKELLRLDLNNLLASLPPIQREILTLRFGLENDHQLSLTQVGDRLNLSRERIRQLEHKALSILRRQKSDIKEYLN, encoded by the coding sequence ATGCCCAGCCCAACTACGGACTTAGTGCGCTCTTACCTCAAAGAAATCGGACGCTACCCTCTGCTAACTCCTGAGCAAGAAATTACAAATGCTAGGCTTGTGCAGCAGATGATGGCGATTGAAGAACAGCGATCAAACCTCGCACTTCAACTAAACCGAGAACCAACTGCAAGAGAATTAGCTACCTTGCTTGGGCAAACCGAAGCTGAAGTACAGTCAATCGTTCAACAAGGTCAAAAAGCTAAACATAAAATGGTGACAGCTAACCTACGATTGGTGGTAGCGATCGCTAAAAAGTACCAGAATCACAATTTAGATTTTCTCGATTTAATTCAGGAAGGTACACTCGGTTTGCAAAAAGGGGTAGAGAAGTTCGACACTAACAAAGGCTACAAACTATCAACCTATGCTTATTGGTGGATTCGTCAGGAAATCACACGTGCAATTGCAGAAAAATCTCGTACTATTCGATTGCCAACTCACCTAACCGAAAGACTTAATAAAATTAAAAAAGTACAGCGAGAAAGCTTTCAAAAGCTTGGTCGCTATGCTACTGTCACCGAAATTGCTGAAGAATTAAATTTAAAGCCTAACCAGGTTCGAGAATATCTCAGTGTCTCGAAGCAGCCAGTTTCTTTGGATTTGCGTGTGGGAGACAATCAAGACACTGAGCTATTGGATATCTTACCAGATGAGAGCATTTCCTCAGACGAACGGCTTACCAAGGAACTGTTGCGCCTTGATTTGAATAATCTTCTGGCATCCCTACCCCCTATACAACGAGAAATACTAACTCTACGTTTTGGGTTAGAGAATGATCATCAACTGAGCTTAACTCAAGTTGGCGATCGCCTTAACTTAAGTCGAGAACGAATTCGCCAGCTTGAACATAAAGCGCTCTCTATTCTTCGCCGTCAAAAAAGTGATATTAAGGAGTATCTTAATTAG
- a CDS encoding cytosolic protein, whose translation MTNTNPQTEYDSPWKQILQLYFEDFMLFFFPQAYREIDWTRQPEFLDKELEQVVRDAELGKRLADKLVKIYRIGGEESWILIHLEIQSQSESDFSERMFTYNYRIYDRYKRSVASLAILGDEQVNWRPNRFGYELFGTKVEFQFPIVKLLDYQQRQSELEASRNPLATVVMAHLAALQTLSDRLERKQQKLSLVRRLYQQGFEREDVLNLLAFVDWVLTLPQDLEREFLFEVEQLEAEQRMQYVTSFERSGIEKGKLEALLKGIALGLKLKFSESGQNLLPEIESIQDVSVLEAILEGIDTASSVSQLRQIYQSPTNDTQQ comes from the coding sequence ATGACCAATACCAACCCTCAAACCGAATATGATTCGCCGTGGAAACAGATACTACAACTTTATTTTGAAGATTTTATGCTGTTTTTCTTCCCCCAAGCATATCGGGAAATAGATTGGACACGACAGCCTGAGTTTTTGGACAAAGAATTAGAGCAGGTAGTGCGTGATGCCGAACTAGGGAAAAGACTGGCGGATAAGCTGGTAAAAATATACCGCATTGGTGGCGAAGAATCCTGGATACTGATACATTTAGAAATCCAATCCCAGTCAGAGTCAGACTTTAGCGAAAGGATGTTTACCTACAACTACCGCATCTACGATAGATATAAGCGATCGGTGGCATCCTTGGCAATTCTAGGTGATGAGCAGGTAAACTGGCGACCAAATCGTTTTGGTTACGAGTTGTTTGGCACGAAAGTAGAGTTTCAGTTTCCAATTGTCAAATTGTTAGACTATCAACAACGTCAGTCTGAGCTAGAAGCCAGCCGTAACCCTTTGGCGACTGTGGTGATGGCACATTTAGCAGCATTACAAACTCTTAGCGACAGGTTAGAACGTAAGCAGCAGAAACTAAGTTTAGTGCGGAGATTATACCAGCAGGGTTTTGAGCGTGAGGATGTTCTAAACTTATTGGCTTTTGTAGACTGGGTGTTGACACTCCCCCAAGATTTAGAGCGAGAGTTTCTTTTTGAAGTAGAACAATTGGAGGCAGAGCAACGTATGCAGTATGTTACTTCTTTTGAACGCAGTGGTATTGAAAAAGGTAAGCTTGAAGCTTTGTTAAAAGGTATAGCCTTGGGATTAAAGCTCAAATTTAGTGAATCCGGTCAAAATTTATTACCCGAAATCGAATCTATCCAAGATGTAAGTGTGCTAGAAGCCATCTTGGAGGGGATAGATACAGCGAGTAGTGTCTCACAATTGCGTCAAATTTATCAATCGCCCACAAACGATACCCAGCAATGA
- a CDS encoding AIPR family protein yields MPKTWNIKIDNYFQANPNCIIATAHVDSFPIDLPLEPNIREPNRKSATYRQIFDSLTTEPAKFFSRHSGIVLSANITKPVKNKTELELEVLEANEGGSDGIINGGHTVLAFEQAKNYKYDLTEARVKVTIHIGLSEESAKDIALASNTTTPVDSRSKVNARGDYKFIKQYLAQLEQKEDRKFRIAYYQNQSGAPRNAQCNVTHLLKLLYCLDRNKYNPDGNKRTKHPVGMSLPSNITDAERERLTALLPLLTHALWIEQRLYEIIQDHISNPRRKGANDLASIDIRKTTLLPDSKYSFGFGAPTDLALPIIASYRVFLDKDYKWILPFNEFAEDFLQHLWNNYFRKYLVSEKTAGNTVGTKISRNQEIWESLYISAQSYLNQHLMKMVNSSKQEEESHVTQGANKRAKGKRGELNATTVPK; encoded by the coding sequence ATGCCCAAGACTTGGAATATTAAGATAGATAACTATTTTCAAGCCAACCCAAACTGCATCATCGCCACTGCTCATGTAGACTCGTTCCCTATAGACCTACCGCTAGAACCAAACATCAGGGAACCAAACCGCAAAAGCGCGACCTACAGACAAATCTTCGACTCACTGACCACCGAACCTGCAAAATTCTTCTCTCGCCACAGCGGAATCGTTCTGTCAGCTAATATTACTAAACCTGTCAAGAACAAAACTGAACTAGAGCTAGAAGTCTTAGAAGCTAACGAGGGGGGTAGTGATGGCATTATCAACGGAGGGCATACAGTTTTAGCTTTTGAGCAAGCGAAAAATTACAAATATGATTTAACCGAAGCCAGGGTAAAAGTTACGATCCACATCGGATTGAGTGAAGAATCAGCTAAAGATATAGCCCTAGCTTCAAATACCACAACGCCAGTAGATTCTCGCTCCAAAGTCAACGCTAGGGGTGATTACAAATTCATCAAGCAGTACCTAGCTCAGTTAGAACAGAAAGAAGATAGAAAATTCCGCATTGCCTATTACCAAAACCAAAGCGGCGCTCCCAGAAATGCCCAGTGCAATGTCACCCATTTGCTCAAGCTCCTTTACTGCCTTGACAGAAATAAATACAACCCCGACGGCAATAAACGAACCAAACACCCAGTAGGAATGAGTCTTCCAAGTAACATCACAGATGCAGAAAGAGAAAGATTAACCGCCTTACTGCCTCTCTTGACTCATGCTCTGTGGATAGAGCAAAGACTCTACGAAATAATCCAAGACCATATCAGCAACCCCAGAAGAAAGGGTGCTAACGACCTAGCATCAATTGATATACGTAAAACGACGTTGTTGCCTGACAGCAAGTATTCATTCGGGTTTGGTGCGCCAACTGACCTCGCATTACCGATAATTGCGTCTTATCGGGTATTTTTGGACAAGGACTATAAATGGATTCTGCCGTTTAACGAATTTGCTGAAGATTTCCTCCAACACTTGTGGAATAACTACTTCCGCAAATATTTGGTGTCGGAGAAAACAGCCGGAAATACAGTCGGGACAAAAATCAGCCGCAATCAAGAGATTTGGGAAAGTTTGTACATTTCGGCGCAAAGTTATCTAAATCAGCACTTGATGAAAATGGTCAACTCTAGTAAGCAAGAAGAAGAATCTCATGTGACACAAGGTGCAAACAAGAGGGCAAAAGGGAAAAGGGGTGAACTCAACGCGACTACTGTTCCCAAATAG
- the msrA gene encoding peptide-methionine (S)-S-oxide reductase MsrA, with translation MQNANLQKATFGAGCFWGVEAAFRQLKGVTSTAVGYTGGHFENPTYEDVCRGKTAHAEAVEVEYDPVIVSYDELLNVFWNKHNPTASNHQELDVGYQYRSVIFFHTPEQELLARASKEQLENSSRYHKNPIVTEIVAASQFYRAEEYHQQYLEKHGRASYRIG, from the coding sequence ATGCAAAATGCTAATCTACAAAAAGCGACATTTGGAGCAGGCTGTTTCTGGGGAGTTGAAGCAGCATTTCGTCAACTAAAAGGAGTGACTTCTACAGCAGTTGGTTACACTGGCGGACACTTTGAGAATCCAACCTATGAAGATGTCTGTAGAGGCAAAACTGCACATGCTGAAGCAGTGGAAGTGGAATACGATCCGGTAATAGTATCTTATGATGAACTACTAAATGTGTTTTGGAATAAGCACAATCCCACAGCATCAAACCATCAGGAGCTAGATGTTGGTTATCAATATCGATCAGTGATATTTTTCCACACACCAGAGCAGGAATTATTAGCAAGAGCCTCCAAGGAGCAGCTTGAAAATAGTTCTCGTTATCACAAAAATCCAATTGTGACGGAGATTGTAGCTGCATCACAATTTTATAGAGCAGAAGAGTATCATCAGCAATATCTGGAGAAGCATGGACGAGCATCTTACAGAATAGGCTAA
- a CDS encoding peroxiredoxin-like family protein — MNFTESLKSELISSGIIDQTLKVGDIIPNFILPNAFSQAVELQKLLVSGPVVISFYRGSWCPFCNLELAGLQQALPAIKTLGASIIAISPQTNRHTMSTVEKHELTYEVLSDRSNMIARQFGIVFQIPEYLRPILESKGHVLPRYNGDESFELPIPATFVVDRDGKIVYAFVDADYTKRLDPIEIVSILRNIPIVSKS; from the coding sequence ATGAATTTTACAGAGTCTCTCAAAAGTGAGCTAATTTCTTCAGGTATAATTGACCAAACTTTAAAGGTAGGAGATATTATTCCTAATTTCATTCTACCTAATGCTTTCAGCCAAGCAGTAGAATTACAAAAACTACTAGTTAGTGGGCCTGTAGTTATTTCCTTTTATCGAGGTTCTTGGTGTCCTTTCTGTAACTTGGAACTAGCAGGACTCCAACAAGCATTACCTGCAATTAAAACATTAGGAGCATCAATAATTGCTATTTCACCTCAAACTAATCGTCATACCATGTCAACTGTAGAAAAACATGAACTAACTTATGAAGTATTGAGCGATCGCAGCAATATGATTGCTCGTCAATTTGGCATTGTGTTTCAAATCCCGGAGTATCTAAGACCTATATTAGAGTCAAAGGGTCATGTGTTACCTAGATACAATGGAGATGAGTCTTTTGAACTACCTATTCCAGCTACATTTGTAGTTGATCGAGACGGAAAAATCGTTTATGCTTTTGTTGATGCAGATTATACTAAACGGTTAGACCCAATTGAAATAGTGAGTATTCTAAGAAATATTCCTATAGTTAGCAAAAGCTAG